In a genomic window of Chryseobacterium sp. G0162:
- a CDS encoding helix-turn-helix domain-containing protein: MKSKCRIPRIVVKICKTLDITTKELRSRSRRQDFCDVRKIICYVLRAEGLTFEHIGRIIKHDHSTVIYNLKEYDLMINCNRDFKHKVSVVNKLLENEKASDT; encoded by the coding sequence ATGAAAAGTAAATGTAGGATCCCTAGAATAGTAGTGAAGATCTGCAAAACTTTAGATATCACTACTAAAGAATTACGATCAAGGAGTAGAAGACAAGATTTTTGCGATGTACGGAAAATCATTTGTTATGTTTTGAGGGCCGAAGGTTTAACCTTTGAGCATATAGGAAGGATTATAAAACATGATCATAGTACAGTAATTTATAATCTTAAAGAATATGATCTGATGATAAACTGCAATCGAGATTTCAAACATAAAGTATCTGTAGTAAATAAACTATTGGAAAATGAAAAAGCTTCTGACACTTGA